A stretch of Aureispira sp. CCB-E DNA encodes these proteins:
- the lpxD gene encoding UDP-3-O-(3-hydroxymyristoyl)glucosamine N-acyltransferase, which yields MEVKASLISQLLGGELVGNPDVLVSKPAKIEAGEPGAISFLGNMKYESYVYTCDSSVILVHKDFEPKETLKATLIKVDDVYASLSVLMQHFSDAMEAEQQKQISKQAYIDETAEIGEGARIDAFAYVEKGAKIGKNVTIYPHVYVGADVVLGDHVTLHSGVKIYRACQLGDHVTIHANAVIGSDGFGFAPQTDGSYKKIPQLGIVLIANEVEIGANTVIDRATMDATVIEEGAKLDNLIQIAHNVRVGKHTVLASQVGVAGSTQIGDNCMVGGQAGFAGHLKIANGTKIQAQSGLAQSVKKENTAIWGSPAIDYKQYYRCAIVFKNLPELQKKVDKMEKEWMKLK from the coding sequence ATGGAAGTTAAAGCAAGTTTAATTAGTCAGTTGCTAGGTGGGGAGTTGGTGGGAAACCCTGATGTGTTGGTCAGTAAGCCAGCAAAAATAGAAGCAGGAGAACCTGGTGCCATCAGTTTTCTAGGCAATATGAAATATGAATCGTATGTCTATACTTGTGACTCTTCTGTTATTTTGGTGCACAAAGATTTTGAACCCAAAGAAACTTTAAAGGCAACCTTAATCAAAGTTGATGACGTATATGCCAGTTTGAGTGTTTTGATGCAACACTTTAGCGATGCAATGGAGGCAGAGCAACAAAAGCAAATTTCTAAGCAGGCTTACATTGATGAAACAGCTGAAATAGGTGAGGGAGCAAGAATTGATGCCTTTGCTTATGTTGAAAAAGGTGCTAAAATTGGAAAAAATGTAACTATTTACCCACACGTTTATGTCGGTGCCGATGTTGTGTTGGGGGATCATGTTACACTGCATTCGGGGGTAAAGATATATCGAGCTTGCCAATTGGGGGATCATGTCACTATTCATGCGAATGCTGTTATTGGTAGTGATGGCTTTGGTTTTGCGCCACAAACAGATGGTTCGTACAAAAAAATTCCTCAATTAGGGATTGTTTTAATTGCCAATGAGGTGGAAATTGGAGCCAATACAGTTATTGATCGTGCTACGATGGATGCCACGGTAATAGAGGAAGGTGCAAAATTAGACAATTTAATTCAGATAGCTCATAATGTTAGAGTAGGCAAACATACGGTATTGGCTTCGCAAGTAGGAGTCGCAGGGAGTACTCAGATTGGAGATAACTGTATGGTTGGAGGGCAAGCAGGTTTTGCAGGTCATTTAAAGATTGCCAATGGTACCAAAATTCAAGCGCAAAGTGGCTTGGCTCAGTCTGTTAAAAAAGAAAATACGGCTATTTGGGGATCACCTGCAATAGATTATAAGCAGTATTATCGTTGTGCTATTGTATTTAAAAATTTGCCTGAATTACAGAAGAAAGTAGATAAAATGGAAAAAGAGTGGATGAAGTTAAAATAA
- a CDS encoding radical SAM/SPASM domain-containing protein produces the protein METKSYSKGASLNLLAQKMAGHIATAAQPKTPQIHLIEGAKGQQLFVPNGSQLIDVDFSTAERLKKMMQLQDQQAIQYELLALGVDMRTKINDTALKEPPLRALSLAMAQKCNLGCSYCYADQGDFGGPSKNMSLEMALQSIDMLINGANKGDTVQLTFLGGEPLMNRVGLRLATEYAANLAEQKQVNVNFSTTSNGTLIRDEDIQFFEEYGFAITISLDGLKEAHDRLRPLKNGKGTYEQIMTKIRPLLSAQRKMQVSARVTVTAENLGLATVLDEFINMGFHSVGFSPLLNASNGKKEMSKKDLEVLLTNMIECGLRFEQAVLQGKRYPFLNMINAFKEISNGTHRPYPCGAGAGYMGVSADGDLYACHRFVNEESGAMGSIQEGINSEWQHKWLHDRHVHQQSPCTECWARYLCGGGCHHEVIEKGRVACDYIRGWLHFAIQSYERVHRLMPNWNK, from the coding sequence ATGGAAACTAAGTCATATTCAAAAGGCGCTTCATTGAATTTATTAGCACAAAAAATGGCAGGACATATTGCAACGGCTGCACAACCTAAAACACCTCAAATACACCTTATTGAGGGGGCAAAAGGACAGCAACTGTTTGTACCCAATGGTAGCCAACTTATTGATGTTGATTTTTCAACAGCTGAGCGTTTAAAAAAAATGATGCAATTACAGGACCAGCAAGCAATTCAATACGAATTGCTTGCCTTGGGCGTGGACATGAGGACAAAAATAAACGATACTGCTTTAAAAGAACCGCCACTACGTGCTTTGTCGTTGGCAATGGCACAAAAATGCAATCTAGGTTGTTCCTATTGCTATGCTGATCAAGGAGATTTTGGAGGACCATCTAAGAATATGTCCTTAGAAATGGCCTTACAGTCGATTGATATGTTGATCAATGGTGCCAACAAAGGCGACACGGTACAGCTAACGTTTTTGGGGGGAGAACCCTTAATGAATCGGGTTGGTCTTCGTTTGGCAACAGAGTATGCTGCTAATTTAGCAGAACAAAAACAGGTGAACGTTAATTTTTCAACGACATCTAATGGAACGCTAATTCGAGATGAAGATATACAGTTTTTTGAGGAGTACGGTTTTGCAATTACGATTAGTTTAGATGGACTAAAAGAGGCACATGATCGTTTGCGGCCTTTAAAAAACGGCAAGGGGACTTATGAGCAAATTATGACAAAAATACGCCCTTTGTTAAGCGCACAACGCAAAATGCAGGTATCGGCAAGAGTGACTGTGACGGCTGAAAATTTAGGTTTGGCAACGGTATTGGATGAGTTTATCAATATGGGGTTTCATAGCGTTGGCTTTTCTCCTCTACTAAATGCTAGCAATGGGAAAAAGGAAATGAGCAAAAAAGATTTGGAAGTTTTATTGACCAATATGATAGAATGCGGGCTGAGGTTTGAACAAGCTGTACTTCAAGGCAAACGATACCCATTCTTGAATATGATCAATGCTTTTAAGGAAATTAGCAACGGAACACATCGTCCTTACCCTTGTGGAGCAGGAGCAGGATATATGGGCGTTTCGGCAGATGGAGATTTGTATGCTTGTCATCGTTTTGTTAATGAAGAAAGTGGTGCTATGGGAAGTATCCAAGAAGGAATTAACAGCGAATGGCAGCACAAATGGCTTCATGATAGGCACGTACACCAACAGTCACCTTGTACAGAATGTTGGGCTCGTTACCTCTGTGGCGGAGGTTGTCATCATGAGGTAATTGAAAAAGGAAGAGTGGCTTGTGATTATATAAGAGGATGGTTGCATTTTGCCATTCAATCTTACGAACGTGTTCATCGTTTGATGCCTAATTGGAACAAATAA
- the lpxA gene encoding acyl-ACP--UDP-N-acetylglucosamine O-acyltransferase — protein MEENVMQPYQHAAVHPNARIGKNVKIGPWVTIEADVVIGDNTTIGANVCIMSGTRIGKNCQIFPGAIVGAIPQDLKYNGEDTTLEIGDNVIIREYCTLNRGTRANYKTVIGNNCLLMAYVHVAHDCVIGEHCILANNATLAGHVEIEEHVILGGMTAVHQFVQIGAHALIGGGTLLNKDVPPYVRISRYPASYIGVNTVGLRRQGFTSNSIRTIQDIYHQLFVEHRNISKGIQFIEENIEDSQERQRIIDFTRASKNGVIKGLTNKRPKNNDAPEI, from the coding sequence ATGGAAGAAAACGTTATGCAACCTTATCAGCACGCAGCTGTTCATCCTAATGCACGTATTGGTAAAAATGTTAAAATTGGCCCTTGGGTAACTATTGAAGCAGATGTAGTGATTGGAGACAATACTACTATTGGAGCAAATGTCTGTATCATGTCAGGGACACGAATTGGAAAAAATTGTCAAATTTTTCCAGGAGCAATAGTTGGAGCAATTCCTCAGGATTTGAAATACAATGGAGAGGATACAACATTGGAAATTGGTGACAATGTGATCATTAGAGAATATTGTACACTAAATAGAGGTACCCGAGCCAATTACAAAACAGTTATTGGAAACAATTGTTTGTTGATGGCTTATGTTCATGTGGCTCATGATTGTGTTATTGGAGAGCACTGTATCTTGGCGAACAATGCTACTTTAGCAGGACATGTAGAAATAGAAGAACATGTTATTTTAGGAGGGATGACTGCTGTACATCAATTTGTACAAATTGGTGCGCACGCACTGATTGGCGGAGGTACTTTGTTGAATAAAGATGTGCCTCCTTATGTCCGAATCTCTCGCTATCCTGCTTCTTATATTGGAGTCAATACAGTTGGTTTACGTCGTCAAGGATTTACTTCTAACTCTATCCGAACAATTCAGGATATTTACCACCAATTGTTTGTAGAGCATCGAAATATCTCTAAAGGCATTCAATTTATTGAAGAGAATATTGAAGATAGCCAAGAGCGTCAACGTATTATAGATTTTACGAGAGCTTCTAAAAATGGAGTCATCAAGGGCTTGACAAATAAACGCCCTAAAAATAACGATGCCCCTGAAATCTAA
- a CDS encoding bifunctional UDP-3-O-[3-hydroxymyristoyl] N-acetylglucosamine deacetylase/3-hydroxyacyl-ACP dehydratase: MKQATIKQSIEIEGKGLHTGKETTLSLHPAAANHGIKFRRIDLEKQPIIKADANHVVATQRCTVLGVKDATVSTVEHLLAALKGTGVSNVLIDIDGEEVPILDGSALPFVEKINEVGVDLQEEEQNYLDVSEPMIWKHEASGAEYTILPSEKFEITTLIDFDSSVIGKQYANLDHLEDFATEIAPNRTFVFLHELSALADAGLVKGGELDNALVFVDSVPKNGELAALAKKLDVSTDIEVKQSGILNTTELRFQNEAARHKLLDVVGDLALTGLDLRVKIIAKKPGHAANTELAKELLSTYKTSRKLRGIPKYDPNKKPVNDINEITKKLQHRFPFLLIDKIIELSDKHVVGVKNVTMNEPFFPGHFPNNPVMPGVLQIEAMAQTGGILVMENVENPHEWDTFFLRIKNALFRHPVLPGDTILFKMELISPIRRGLCEMTGKAYVGNKLVCEAELLAQIIRR, from the coding sequence ATGAAACAAGCGACGATAAAACAATCTATAGAGATAGAAGGTAAAGGATTGCACACAGGTAAGGAAACCACACTATCCTTGCATCCTGCCGCTGCGAACCATGGCATAAAATTTCGCAGAATTGATTTAGAAAAACAGCCAATTATAAAAGCAGACGCTAATCATGTTGTAGCAACACAACGCTGCACCGTTTTGGGAGTAAAGGACGCCACTGTGTCTACGGTAGAGCACCTACTGGCTGCTTTAAAAGGTACTGGAGTAAGTAATGTCCTGATTGATATTGATGGAGAAGAAGTGCCGATATTAGATGGTTCTGCTTTGCCATTTGTTGAAAAGATAAACGAAGTAGGAGTTGATCTACAAGAAGAAGAACAAAACTATCTGGATGTTTCTGAACCAATGATTTGGAAACATGAGGCTTCTGGAGCAGAATATACAATTTTACCTTCAGAAAAATTTGAGATTACAACCCTTATTGATTTTGATTCGTCTGTAATAGGAAAGCAGTATGCAAATCTAGATCATTTAGAAGACTTTGCAACAGAAATTGCACCGAATCGAACCTTTGTTTTCTTGCATGAATTATCTGCTTTGGCAGACGCTGGACTGGTCAAAGGCGGCGAATTAGACAATGCGCTCGTTTTTGTAGATAGTGTTCCAAAAAATGGAGAGTTGGCTGCCTTGGCAAAGAAGTTGGATGTCTCGACAGATATAGAGGTCAAACAATCGGGAATATTGAACACCACCGAATTGCGTTTTCAAAATGAAGCAGCGCGCCACAAATTACTAGATGTAGTTGGTGATTTGGCATTAACAGGATTGGATCTGAGGGTCAAGATTATTGCTAAAAAACCTGGACATGCCGCTAATACAGAACTAGCAAAAGAATTATTAAGCACTTATAAGACATCTCGCAAATTGCGAGGTATACCCAAATACGATCCGAATAAGAAACCAGTTAATGATATTAATGAAATAACAAAAAAACTTCAGCATCGATTTCCTTTTTTGTTAATTGATAAAATCATAGAGCTATCTGACAAACATGTGGTTGGGGTTAAAAATGTGACAATGAACGAGCCATTTTTCCCTGGACACTTCCCTAACAATCCTGTTATGCCAGGGGTGTTGCAGATAGAAGCTATGGCCCAAACGGGTGGTATTTTGGTTATGGAAAATGTAGAGAATCCTCATGAATGGGATACTTTCTTTTTGCGCATCAAAAATGCACTTTTTAGACATCCTGTTTTGCCAGGAGATACAATTCTCTTTAAAATGGAGCTCATTAGCCCTATTCGAAGAGGTTTGTGTGAAATGACAGGCAAAGCATATGTCGGTAACAAATTAGTATGCGAAGCGGAACTATTAGCGCAAATTATTAGACGATAA
- a CDS encoding methionine aminotransferase, whose protein sequence is MQITSKLPNLGTTIFTVMSGLANQHNAINLSQGFPNFDCDPKLKNLVSHYVQNGYNQYCPMTGLPTLTQRLANKIEHLYQVAYNPKTEINITSGATQAIFSTIHAFVHAGDEVIIVEPAYDCYQPSIQLAGGIVVPYQIKAPDWKIDWEAFGQLITPKTKMIILNTPHNPSGSILIDDDYQALQKLVADTNILILSDEVYEHMIYDGQKHCSILSYPALRKRSLAVYSFGKTLHATGWKLGYIVADEALMYEFRKVHQFDVFSSNTPMQYAIADYLEDESTYLGLANFFQQKRDLFLDKIQDSPFEFIPSAGTYFQVADYSAISDEPDTEFAKRMTIEYGVAVIPISVFYHNNLDNKVVRFCFAKTEDVLEEAGKLIKTIQPK, encoded by the coding sequence ATGCAAATAACATCTAAGTTACCCAATCTAGGAACTACCATATTCACGGTCATGTCTGGCTTAGCTAATCAGCACAATGCCATCAATTTATCTCAAGGATTCCCCAACTTTGACTGCGACCCTAAGCTAAAAAATCTAGTCAGTCATTACGTTCAAAATGGGTATAATCAATATTGTCCTATGACAGGGCTTCCTACTCTAACACAACGCTTGGCAAATAAAATTGAGCATTTATATCAAGTAGCCTACAACCCAAAAACCGAAATCAACATTACTTCGGGCGCTACTCAGGCTATTTTCAGTACCATTCATGCCTTTGTGCATGCTGGTGACGAGGTGATTATTGTAGAACCTGCTTATGATTGTTACCAACCAAGCATACAACTAGCAGGCGGTATTGTTGTCCCCTATCAAATTAAAGCACCTGATTGGAAAATTGACTGGGAAGCGTTTGGGCAACTGATTACTCCTAAAACTAAAATGATTATCCTCAATACGCCACACAATCCTTCGGGTAGTATTTTAATAGATGACGATTATCAAGCTTTACAAAAATTAGTAGCAGATACTAATATCTTAATTTTGAGTGATGAGGTCTATGAGCACATGATTTATGATGGTCAAAAGCATTGCTCTATTTTAAGCTACCCCGCTTTGAGAAAACGAAGCTTAGCGGTCTATTCTTTTGGCAAAACCTTGCATGCAACAGGTTGGAAATTAGGTTATATTGTCGCCGATGAAGCTTTAATGTACGAATTCCGAAAAGTGCACCAATTCGATGTTTTTTCATCCAATACTCCTATGCAATATGCCATTGCCGATTACTTGGAAGACGAAAGCACCTATTTAGGCTTAGCTAACTTTTTCCAACAAAAGCGAGATTTATTTTTAGATAAAATCCAAGACAGTCCCTTTGAATTTATTCCTAGCGCGGGCACTTATTTTCAAGTAGCTGATTACTCTGCTATTAGCGATGAACCAGATACAGAATTTGCCAAACGTATGACCATAGAATATGGCGTTGCGGTCATTCCTATCTCTGTCTTTTATCATAATAATTTAGACAACAAAGTTGTCCGCTTTTGTTTTGCCAAAACAGAAGATGTATTGGAAGAAGCTGGAAAATTAATCAAAACCATTCAACCTAAGTAG
- a CDS encoding tryptophan 7-halogenase, translating to MDKYQSKYDIAVIGGGPAGSTIAHQLTQFGYKVLLLEKAAFPRPHIGLSLSAGILHWLDLLEIRDIVAAKGFVSAKESKLLWASEHIVDKNFDTDKAGWHVDRGVFDEILMNAAVKKGVDLLQGFKQLQLQLSPEEQWDISIKDATNKTINIQADFLVEASGRKPVVKNSIKKAYLTKTLATYAYWRCNEVMCTNSFIEAIPNGWVWGAPVSECDYLMCVFSDADFIKKHTSLNQFYNKSIECASLFPAQKYHRRDSILNTCDATAYVDSQPISKQYIRVGDAAYSLDPIASQGVQKAIKSAFQGAIVVNTLLSQPQNEMLAINYYKQVIDIEVTKNQTWTKAFYNQHQQFKHHSFWKTRQTFLTASEVENETVTLKKTAKLIVNKEASILSVPVLGATYVQEEEGIYLPTNLEPFVYVQNKAIVPLIRKLHDHYLIDCVKMIAAYMPNTAPVKVLEWLIYNKILCPKQ from the coding sequence ATGGATAAGTATCAATCTAAATACGATATAGCTGTGATTGGGGGAGGTCCAGCAGGCTCTACAATAGCCCATCAATTGACTCAATTTGGGTATAAGGTGCTGTTGTTGGAAAAAGCGGCGTTCCCCCGTCCACATATCGGCTTATCTTTGAGTGCAGGAATTCTGCATTGGTTGGATTTGTTGGAGATTAGAGATATTGTGGCTGCCAAAGGATTTGTTAGTGCTAAAGAATCGAAGTTGCTGTGGGCAAGCGAACATATTGTTGACAAAAATTTTGATACTGATAAAGCAGGGTGGCACGTTGATCGGGGTGTTTTTGACGAAATTTTGATGAATGCGGCAGTAAAAAAAGGAGTAGACCTCTTGCAAGGTTTTAAGCAGTTACAGTTGCAGTTAAGCCCAGAAGAACAGTGGGATATTAGTATCAAAGACGCCACCAATAAAACGATAAACATTCAAGCGGACTTTCTTGTCGAGGCAAGTGGTCGAAAACCCGTTGTCAAGAATTCTATCAAAAAGGCATATTTGACCAAAACATTGGCTACTTATGCTTATTGGAGATGCAATGAAGTTATGTGTACAAACTCTTTTATTGAAGCGATTCCAAACGGTTGGGTTTGGGGAGCACCAGTATCGGAGTGTGATTATTTGATGTGTGTATTTTCCGATGCTGATTTTATCAAAAAACATACTTCTTTAAATCAATTTTATAACAAAAGTATTGAATGTGCCTCATTATTTCCTGCTCAAAAGTATCACAGAAGAGACTCTATACTCAACACTTGTGATGCGACTGCTTATGTGGATAGCCAACCTATTTCTAAACAATATATTAGGGTAGGTGATGCTGCATATTCTTTAGATCCAATAGCTTCACAAGGTGTACAGAAGGCTATTAAATCAGCTTTTCAAGGGGCTATTGTCGTGAATACTTTATTATCTCAGCCACAAAATGAGATGCTGGCAATTAATTATTACAAACAAGTTATTGATATAGAAGTTACCAAAAATCAAACGTGGACCAAAGCCTTTTACAACCAACATCAACAATTTAAACACCATTCTTTTTGGAAAACAAGGCAAACGTTCTTGACGGCTTCGGAGGTAGAAAATGAAACGGTTACTTTAAAAAAAACAGCTAAGTTAATTGTCAATAAAGAAGCAAGCATTCTATCAGTGCCTGTCTTAGGAGCAACTTACGTGCAAGAGGAAGAAGGAATTTATTTGCCTACGAATTTAGAGCCGTTTGTGTATGTACAAAATAAAGCCATTGTTCCTTTAATAAGGAAACTACACGATCATTACTTGATTGATTGTGTCAAAATGATTGCTGCTTATATGCCGAATACGGCTCCTGTGAAAGTATTAGAGTGGCTTATTTATAATAAAATATTGTGCCCTAAACAATGA